A single genomic interval of Halomonas sp. GT harbors:
- a CDS encoding 5'-nucleotidase, lipoprotein e(P4) family, producing MTISRYRNAATATAFASLALLPLSGNAIANDASACDQAEYTMGLRYQQQSAEIIALQRQGFELATYRLEKQIEAHGEDADLAIITDVDETLIDNSALLVRDMQACHDFTVWDTWLHWEREGEPRLIPGAKDFLEFADEQGVSIYYVSDRYQENKADTLATMEALELPQVSDERVMLLGPPKTERRAIVEENHTLVMQLGDTLHDFSGDFAGTSLEEQRDLVNDHAERFGQDWIVFPNASYGSWSDAELDAWQAPFEDAENE from the coding sequence ATGACGATATCCCGATACCGCAACGCTGCCACTGCAACGGCATTTGCGAGCTTAGCGCTACTTCCTTTATCAGGTAACGCTATAGCCAATGACGCGAGTGCTTGTGATCAGGCTGAGTACACAATGGGGCTTCGTTACCAACAGCAATCCGCAGAAATAATTGCTTTACAGCGCCAAGGGTTCGAGCTGGCGACCTATCGTTTGGAAAAACAGATTGAGGCGCATGGCGAGGATGCTGATTTGGCCATCATTACCGATGTGGATGAGACGCTCATCGATAACAGCGCCTTATTAGTGCGCGACATGCAGGCCTGTCACGACTTCACTGTTTGGGATACTTGGTTGCATTGGGAGCGCGAAGGCGAGCCGCGTTTGATCCCAGGCGCGAAAGATTTTCTCGAATTTGCCGATGAGCAAGGCGTGTCTATCTACTATGTGTCTGATCGCTACCAAGAAAATAAAGCCGATACGCTGGCCACCATGGAAGCATTAGAGCTTCCCCAGGTATCGGATGAGCGAGTCATGCTACTTGGCCCACCGAAGACCGAGCGTCGCGCTATCGTCGAAGAAAATCACACATTGGTGATGCAGCTGGGGGATACACTGCACGATTTCTCGGGTGACTTTGCCGGTACAAGCCTTGAAGAGCAGCGTGATCTGGTTAACGACCACGCTGAACGTTTCGGCCAAGACTGGATTGTTTTCCCCAATGCGAGTTACGGCAGCTGGAGTGACGCGGAACTAGACGCTTGGCAAGCACCTTTTGAAGATGCTGAAAACGAATAA
- a CDS encoding ion transporter has protein sequence MSFQLTPGAEGLRTRLFHIIFESDTPGAKGFDIALIIAILISVGVILLDSVDSYSERYGHIFYYVEWIFTLLFSIELAVRIYCLERPTIYLKSFYGIVDVIAIIPAWLVLLMPGAHGLVIVRILRVLRIFRILRLMEFIGEGRLLLDALKRSLRQILLFFSSIMMVVMLFAALMYTIESPEAGFTSIPMSMYWAIVSMTTVGYGDIVPATSIGKAITMILMLLGYSIIAVPTGVFSAQVIRSIREDRYSEEACPGCGHDRHDKRARYCLRCGTWLDEDSEDPRKKEQQKDEKKP, from the coding sequence ATGAGTTTTCAATTAACTCCCGGTGCAGAAGGACTTCGCACACGGCTTTTCCATATTATTTTCGAGTCTGATACGCCGGGGGCCAAAGGCTTTGATATTGCGCTGATTATCGCCATTCTAATCAGCGTGGGGGTCATTTTGCTGGACAGCGTAGATAGTTATTCCGAACGCTATGGGCATATCTTTTACTATGTAGAGTGGATATTTACCCTACTTTTCAGCATTGAACTAGCGGTGCGGATTTACTGTTTAGAGCGCCCAACGATTTACCTCAAAAGCTTCTACGGTATTGTTGATGTGATCGCCATTATCCCAGCCTGGTTAGTACTGCTGATGCCAGGTGCTCATGGGCTCGTCATCGTACGGATACTGCGGGTGCTACGCATCTTCCGGATTCTGAGATTGATGGAGTTTATCGGTGAGGGGCGTTTACTGCTCGATGCGCTTAAACGCAGTCTACGTCAAATCCTGCTGTTTTTTAGTAGCATCATGATGGTCGTCATGCTGTTTGCTGCGCTTATGTACACCATCGAATCTCCTGAAGCCGGCTTTACCAGCATTCCTATGTCAATGTATTGGGCGATCGTCAGTATGACCACGGTGGGCTACGGCGATATTGTCCCAGCCACGTCGATAGGCAAAGCGATCACGATGATTCTGATGCTGCTGGGGTACTCAATTATCGCTGTACCTACTGGGGTATTTTCCGCCCAGGTTATCCGCTCTATTCGCGAAGACCGCTATTCAGAAGAAGCTTGCCCCGGCTGTGGCCATGACCGCCATGATAAACGCGCTCGTTACTGCCTGCGCTGTGGCACATGGCTGGATGAAGACAGCGAAGACCCACGCAAAAAAGAACAGCAAAAAGACGAAAAAAAGCCCTAG
- a CDS encoding CYTH domain-containing protein, which translates to MKNSTLASDSVSAPTEIELKLALAPTQLNMLLCHPALAESPQWQHLANTYFDTSAGDMAKARIAVRLRKIDDRVLQTVKTAGHGGGGLSTRQEWESQVPGPQLDQRSLAALPPFEGSLGTVISALRPALRTDFTRRSWQINWQGSHIELVIDEGEIVSGDAQAAICEVELELKAGEPEALWAMALTLAESVPLRPSDTSKAARGNALGVQQWTLPEASAPAQWLHRATAALDAYHDSGLEEHLIIAQQALATLAAHPQLDEGSRQEAQTLTTELTDSGHPTSAYGVAALTLAHRFAYQTTLR; encoded by the coding sequence ATGAAAAATTCAACTCTTGCTTCGGACTCTGTTTCAGCACCTACCGAAATAGAGCTTAAACTTGCCCTTGCGCCAACTCAGCTCAACATGCTGCTGTGTCACCCAGCACTGGCTGAATCACCCCAGTGGCAACATCTGGCGAATACCTATTTCGATACCTCTGCAGGCGATATGGCAAAGGCGCGGATTGCCGTGCGCTTACGCAAGATAGATGATCGTGTACTTCAAACGGTAAAAACCGCAGGCCACGGCGGTGGCGGCCTCTCCACCCGACAAGAGTGGGAGTCGCAAGTTCCTGGCCCACAGCTAGACCAACGTAGCTTGGCCGCCTTACCACCCTTCGAGGGTTCGCTAGGCACCGTTATTTCCGCCCTACGCCCTGCATTGCGCACCGACTTTACTCGGCGTAGCTGGCAAATCAACTGGCAAGGTAGCCATATCGAGCTAGTGATAGACGAAGGGGAAATTGTCAGCGGCGATGCTCAAGCCGCTATTTGCGAGGTCGAGCTGGAACTCAAGGCGGGTGAACCAGAGGCGCTTTGGGCGATGGCATTAACGCTCGCGGAAAGCGTGCCGCTGCGCCCTTCTGATACCAGCAAAGCCGCTCGCGGCAACGCGTTAGGCGTACAGCAGTGGACACTACCTGAGGCCAGCGCACCGGCTCAGTGGCTACACAGGGCGACGGCGGCGCTGGATGCCTATCACGACAGTGGACTTGAAGAGCACTTAATCATCGCACAACAGGCATTAGCCACACTGGCTGCCCACCCACAGCTGGATGAAGGCTCTCGACAAGAGGCACAGACACTGACCACGGAACTAACTGACAGCGGACATCCAACGTCCGCTTATGGCGTTGCTGCGTTAACCCTGGCGCATCGCTTCGCCTATCAAACCACGCTACGCTAG
- a CDS encoding TIGR00153 family protein translates to MVTSNPFSAMFGRSPFQPLLAHIVKANECADQLLPFFEASLAGDWDTAAVLRENVTRLEHDADTLKTELRLNLPNTMFLPVSRSDLLDLISVQDKIANKVRDITGIMLGRKMRVPDELAEPMRDYMRTSVACVAQARQALEELKDLLESGFGRNVSDVMQKMIRELHTLEHQADDQQVNIRRQLFALESQLPPVDVIFLYKIIDWVGELSDRAERVGSRLQILTAR, encoded by the coding sequence ATGGTTACCTCCAACCCTTTTTCCGCGATGTTTGGCCGCTCGCCATTCCAGCCGCTGCTGGCCCACATCGTCAAGGCCAATGAATGTGCCGACCAACTGTTGCCCTTCTTCGAGGCATCGCTTGCCGGTGATTGGGATACCGCAGCTGTATTGCGTGAAAACGTTACTCGCTTAGAGCATGACGCCGACACGCTGAAAACAGAGCTTCGGCTAAACCTACCCAACACGATGTTTCTTCCCGTCTCACGGTCTGACTTGCTCGACCTTATCAGTGTGCAGGACAAGATCGCCAATAAGGTGCGCGACATTACCGGCATTATGCTGGGACGTAAAATGCGTGTCCCCGACGAGCTGGCTGAACCCATGCGTGATTATATGCGCACTAGCGTGGCGTGCGTGGCTCAGGCTCGTCAGGCGTTAGAAGAACTTAAAGACCTCCTTGAGTCCGGCTTTGGGCGTAACGTTTCCGATGTTATGCAGAAAATGATCCGCGAGCTGCATACGCTTGAGCACCAAGCTGATGATCAGCAGGTGAATATTCGGCGACAGTTGTTTGCGCTTGAGAGCCAGCTTCCACCGGTTGATGTGATCTTTCTTTACAAGATTATCGATTGGGTCGGTGAGTTATCCGATCGCGCCGAACGCGTGGGCAGCCGCCTGCAGATTTTGACCGCACGCTAA